Proteins from a single region of Hypanus sabinus isolate sHypSab1 chromosome 26, sHypSab1.hap1, whole genome shotgun sequence:
- the LOC132381619 gene encoding gastrula zinc finger protein XlCGF8.2DB-like isoform X2, with translation MENSNKTSGQDQNRPCDSCSPRALQRLEMEVRRSILAGKKTFVCSVCGRGFTRSYTLLRHQRIHTGEKPYTCSMCGKGFTQSTHLIAHRLVHTDQKPIKCSDCKKSFKSRAHLLKHQHVHSEDRPFACSACGKGFTSSSNLTAHQLVHTDQRPFKCPDCKKSFKKRSHLLKHQKTHTGERPFICTVCGKGFTQSSNLTAHQLVHTDEKPFTCFECVRGFKSKQELLKHQRTHSGERRFTCSQCGKGFTVSADLQRHQRVHTGEKPFNCTHCGKAFRCSTNLIRHQRVHTGERPFSCLECGKRFTLSSYLLRHQLIHTGEKPFACSLCGKGFTQSSSLLRHQQVHK, from the coding sequence ATGGAAAATTCAAACAAAACATCGGGTCAAGACCAGAACAGACCGTGTGACTCATGCAGCCCCAGAGCTCTTCAGCGTTTGGAAATGGAAGTGAGAAGGTCCATTCTGGCAGGCAAGAAGACATTTGTATGCTCTGTGTGTGGGAGGGGCTTCACCCGTTCATACACCCTGCTGAGACACCAGCggattcatactggggagaagccctACACGTGCTCCATGTGTGGAAAAGGATTCACGCAGTCAACCCACCTCATCGCACACCGACTTGTCCACACCGATCAAAAGCCTATTAAGTGTTCCGACTGCAAGAAGAGTTTCAAAAGCAGGGCTCATCTGCTGAAACACCAGCACGTACACAGTGAGGACAGACCCTTTGCCTGCTCTgcttgtggaaagggattcacttctTCATCCAACCTCACCGCGCACCAGCTCGTTCACACTGACCAGAGACCTTTTAAATGTCCGGACTGTAAGAAGAGCTTTAAAAAGAGAAGTCACTTGCTGAAACACCAAAagactcacactggggagaggccgttcatctgcaccgtgtgtgggaaaggattcacccaGTCATCCAACCTCACAGCACACCAACTGGTTCACACTGATGAGAAACCTTTCACATGTTTTGAATGTGTAAGGGGCTTTAAGAGTAAGCAGGAACTGCTGAAACACCAGCGGACTCACAGTGGAGAGAGGCGCTTCACCTGCTctcagtgtgggaagggattcactgtaTCCGCTGACCTGCAAAGGcaccagcgtgttcacaccgGAGAGAAACCATTCAACTGCACGCACTGTGGAAAAGCGTTCCGATGTTCGACCAACCTTATCAGGCACCAGCGAGTCCATACAGGGGAGCGGCCCTTCTCCTGTTTGGAGTGCGGGAaaagattcactctgtcatcctatCTGCTGAGACACCAGctgattcacactggggagaagcccttCGCTTGCTCTttatgtgggaagggattcactcagtcatccagcctgctgcgacaccagcaagttcacaagTGA
- the LOC132381619 gene encoding gastrula zinc finger protein XlCGF8.2DB-like isoform X1 — MHVILRKENPRMENSNKTSGQDQNRPCDSCSPRALQRLEMEVRRSILAGKKTFVCSVCGRGFTRSYTLLRHQRIHTGEKPYTCSMCGKGFTQSTHLIAHRLVHTDQKPIKCSDCKKSFKSRAHLLKHQHVHSEDRPFACSACGKGFTSSSNLTAHQLVHTDQRPFKCPDCKKSFKKRSHLLKHQKTHTGERPFICTVCGKGFTQSSNLTAHQLVHTDEKPFTCFECVRGFKSKQELLKHQRTHSGERRFTCSQCGKGFTVSADLQRHQRVHTGEKPFNCTHCGKAFRCSTNLIRHQRVHTGERPFSCLECGKRFTLSSYLLRHQLIHTGEKPFACSLCGKGFTQSSSLLRHQQVHK, encoded by the exons ATGCATGT GATATTAAGAAAGGAGAATCCTCGGATGGAAAATTCAAACAAAACATCGGGTCAAGACCAGAACAGACCGTGTGACTCATGCAGCCCCAGAGCTCTTCAGCGTTTGGAAATGGAAGTGAGAAGGTCCATTCTGGCAGGCAAGAAGACATTTGTATGCTCTGTGTGTGGGAGGGGCTTCACCCGTTCATACACCCTGCTGAGACACCAGCggattcatactggggagaagccctACACGTGCTCCATGTGTGGAAAAGGATTCACGCAGTCAACCCACCTCATCGCACACCGACTTGTCCACACCGATCAAAAGCCTATTAAGTGTTCCGACTGCAAGAAGAGTTTCAAAAGCAGGGCTCATCTGCTGAAACACCAGCACGTACACAGTGAGGACAGACCCTTTGCCTGCTCTgcttgtggaaagggattcacttctTCATCCAACCTCACCGCGCACCAGCTCGTTCACACTGACCAGAGACCTTTTAAATGTCCGGACTGTAAGAAGAGCTTTAAAAAGAGAAGTCACTTGCTGAAACACCAAAagactcacactggggagaggccgttcatctgcaccgtgtgtgggaaaggattcacccaGTCATCCAACCTCACAGCACACCAACTGGTTCACACTGATGAGAAACCTTTCACATGTTTTGAATGTGTAAGGGGCTTTAAGAGTAAGCAGGAACTGCTGAAACACCAGCGGACTCACAGTGGAGAGAGGCGCTTCACCTGCTctcagtgtgggaagggattcactgtaTCCGCTGACCTGCAAAGGcaccagcgtgttcacaccgGAGAGAAACCATTCAACTGCACGCACTGTGGAAAAGCGTTCCGATGTTCGACCAACCTTATCAGGCACCAGCGAGTCCATACAGGGGAGCGGCCCTTCTCCTGTTTGGAGTGCGGGAaaagattcactctgtcatcctatCTGCTGAGACACCAGctgattcacactggggagaagcccttCGCTTGCTCTttatgtgggaagggattcactcagtcatccagcctgctgcgacaccagcaagttcacaagTGA